One Peptostreptococcus equinus genomic window carries:
- the trxB gene encoding thioredoxin-disulfide reductase, whose product MENIYDLVIIGGGPAGLSAGLYGARGKLKTLILEKEKNGGQIVITHQVDNYPGSLENATGPSLTARMVQQAKAFGCEIQRGEVVSFDFQSDIKTIRTKDAEYRTKSVIIASGANPRKMSCPGEDKLIGKGVSYCATCDADFFEDFEVFVIGGGDSAIEEAQYLTKFARKVTIVHRRQGFRCAPIALDKAKENPKIEFLLDTVVEEVKGDGILESIVFKNKITGEVTEYFADEEDGTFGCFVFIGYVPETEIYRGVLDCDEVGYFVAGDSTETKIPGVFVAGDCRQKPVRQVVTATSDGAVAAVMAERYIASKFD is encoded by the coding sequence ATGGAAAACATTTATGATTTAGTGATTATAGGTGGTGGTCCAGCCGGCTTATCTGCTGGTTTATATGGAGCTAGAGGTAAATTGAAAACACTTATATTAGAAAAAGAAAAAAACGGTGGACAGATAGTTATCACTCATCAGGTTGATAATTATCCAGGATCATTAGAAAATGCTACAGGTCCATCACTTACAGCAAGAATGGTACAACAAGCCAAAGCTTTTGGATGTGAAATTCAAAGGGGTGAAGTAGTATCTTTTGATTTTCAAAGTGATATAAAGACTATCAGGACTAAGGATGCTGAATATAGAACAAAGTCTGTAATAATAGCATCAGGTGCTAACCCAAGAAAAATGTCTTGTCCAGGAGAAGACAAATTAATAGGAAAGGGCGTTTCATATTGTGCAACTTGTGATGCAGATTTCTTCGAAGACTTTGAAGTATTTGTAATAGGCGGGGGGGATTCAGCTATAGAAGAAGCTCAATATCTTACGAAATTTGCTAGAAAAGTAACTATAGTTCACAGAAGGCAAGGTTTTAGATGTGCTCCTATAGCACTTGACAAGGCTAAAGAAAATCCAAAGATAGAGTTTTTATTGGATACAGTAGTAGAAGAGGTAAAGGGAGATGGAATACTTGAGTCTATAGTATTCAAAAATAAAATTACTGGTGAAGTTACAGAATATTTTGCAGATGAAGAAGATGGTACATTTGGATGCTTTGTATTTATAGGATATGTACCAGAAACTGAAATCTATAGAGGTGTACTAGATTGTGATGAAGTTGGATATTTTGTAGCTGGAGACTCTACAGAAACAAAAATACCAGGAGTGTTTGTAGCAGGTGATTGTAGACAAAAACCAGTTAGACAGGTAGTCACAGCTACAAGTGATGGAGCAGTAGCTGCTGTAATGGCTGAAAGATACATAGCATCAAAGTTTGATTAA
- a CDS encoding GrdX family protein — MILVTNNKSFLERKDYLKSNGFRLVLFEEKDYIEILEYSRNLIHKGYELLTHPLYGSIKPNETIYRSIVLKENTVVDFNSVTLIEDAISTAIKFAKNKQRPIWTEKIKDDFRVIDMDLISKTVDRIII, encoded by the coding sequence ATGATACTGGTGACAAATAATAAAAGTTTTCTAGAAAGAAAAGATTATCTAAAGTCAAATGGCTTCAGATTAGTTCTATTTGAGGAAAAAGACTATATTGAAATATTGGAATATTCAAGGAATTTGATTCATAAGGGATATGAATTATTAACTCATCCACTTTATGGAAGTATTAAACCAAATGAAACAATATATAGGTCAATAGTTTTAAAGGAGAATACTGTAGTTGATTTTAATTCAGTAACTTTGATAGAGGATGCTATAAGCACAGCGATAAAATTTGCTAAAAATAAGCAAAGACCTATATGGACTGAAAAAATTAAAGATGATTTTAGGGTAATAGACATGGATTTAATATCTAAAACTGTTGATAGAATTATTATTTAG